In the genome of Vicia villosa cultivar HV-30 ecotype Madison, WI linkage group LG7, Vvil1.0, whole genome shotgun sequence, one region contains:
- the LOC131620346 gene encoding probable ubiquitin-conjugating enzyme E2 25 has protein sequence MSRSVEQPPPPPMSLTEHSFQSSNSRSVYSGSSSHSFMDPDVIEIPPPPRTNKPHKEVIFRDVIDIDNDDDSTDLVLIGETIVENNKGKTTESVHNGYGDHQTMGDFDNIYYPPVIDKSGPSSRVESSNGYTSVSNNLINIDGDESDHSYDDDDDGFCDFIPDDYMDVDNYTLLQKHFDNANIPPGIEAPVPWLKEYDLSSKNAESSLLYPSFHIPQSDSKNSQVNGLFQPTWSFEPIKPDIQGPAVGSSSMQNHLSSQMFSQIDPSKKIIDATQNRRRKLKLALGVESSTSSLSLGPSGKKKPYFFGPSPDDLGSVDNSGVMKLPHGGGSPHWKLLESAKKAAGTGSISSHHSNFYGPADGSFHFPGTGIANPWLNSSHFNPFPNYTPYPGFFNPFVPLHTTPEQTFNNPWVHSTARDGNNGTTADSTVVTISDEAREEILEKFQNFKQFDTIDDTSDHYYVRTNSSTSQHSKNWVKRIQEEWKLLEKDLPDSIFVRIYESRIDLLRAVIIGAEGTPYHDGLFFFDVSFPSGFPNVPPQVYYHSGGLRLNPNLYNCGKVCLSLLNTWSGNKNEKWLPGVSTILQVLVSIQGLILNTKPYFNEPGYARLSGSAEGETRSLRYNEDTFLLSLRTMVYLIRRPPKSFEDFVKGHFCSRAQDILVACKAYKDGAQVGCLVKGGVQDVDQGDKSCSKEFKNSLAAYVDMLVKEFNQVGAKDCDKFLSSSTVSNKPLE, from the exons ATGAGTCGATCGGTTGAGCAGCCGCCTCCGCCGCCGATGTCGCTAACTGAACATTCATTTCAGAGTTCCAACTC GAGGAGTGTGTATTCTGGTAGCAGTTCTCACAGCTTCATGGACCCTGATGTGATCGAGATTCCACCACCACCGCGAACTAACAAGCCGCACAAAGAG GTCATTTTTCGGGATGTGATTGACATCGACAATGATGATGACTCAACAGATTTAGTGTTAATTGGTGAAACCATTGTTGAAAATAATAAGGGGAAGACAACTGAATCTGTTCACAACGGTTATGGCGATCATCAAACTATG GGAgactttgataatatatattatcCACCTGTGATTGACAAATCTGGACCAAGTAGTAGGGTAGAGTCTTCCAATGGTTATACTTCTGTATCAAATAATTTAATCAACATTGATGGGGATGAGTCTGACCACTCgtatgacgatgatgatgatggctTCTGTGATTTTATTCCGGATGATTATATGGATGTAGATAATTATACTCTACTACAGAAGCATTTTGACAATGCAAACATACCTCCTGGTATTGAGGCACCTGTTCCTTGGTTGAAGGAATATGATCTAAGTTCTAAGAACGCCGAAAGTAGTTTATTGTACCCTAGCTTTCATATTCCGCAATCTGATTCTAAAAATTCTCAAGTTAATGGCTTATTTCAGCCTACATGGTCATTTGAGCCTATTAAGCCTGATATCCAAGGACCTGCAGTAGGTAGTTCTAGTATGCAAAATCACTTATCTTCTCAAATGTTTTCTCAAATTGACCCTAGTAAGAAAATAATTGATGCCACACAGAACAGGAGACGCAAGTTAAAGTTGGCATTAGGAGTGGAGTCATCTACATCTAGTTTGTCATTGGGACCTTCTGGTAAAAAGAAGCCTTATTTTTTTGGTCCTTCACCTGATGACCTTGGCTCTGTAGACAACTCAGGGGTCATGAAGCTGCCACATGGAGGTGGTTCACCTCATTGGAAACTACTTGAAAGTGCAAAGAAAGCAGCTGGAACTGGAAGTATCAGTTCACATCATTCAAATTTCTATGGACCTGCAGATGGATCATTTCATTTTCCAGGAACTGGAATTGCAAATCCTTGGTtgaattcttctcattttaatccATTTCCAAATTATACACCTTATCCAGGTTTTTTCAATCCATTCGTTCCTCTTCATACCACACCTGAGCAAACGTTCAATAACCCTTGGGTTCACAGTACTGCAAGAGATGGGAATAACGGTACAACTGCTGATAGTACTGTTGTCACCATATCTGATGAAGCCAGAGAGGAAATTCttgagaaatttcaaaattttaagcAATTTGACACTATTGACGACACTTCAGACCATTACTATGTTCGCACCAATTCTTCCACGTCAcag CATTcaaagaattgggtgaaaagaattCAGGAAGAATGGAAGTTATTAGAGAAGGATTTACCAG ATTCAATATTTGTCAGAATTTATGAGTCAAGAATAGATCTGTTGAGGGCTGTGATTATTGGAGCAGAGGGAACTCCTTATCATGATGGCCTTTTCTTTTTTGATGTTTCCTTTCCAAGTGGCTTTCCCAATGTACCTCCG CAAGTCTACTACCACTCTGGTGGACTTCGGCTCAACCCAAATTTATATAATTGTGGCAAGGTGTGCCTTAGTCTACTAAACACCTGGTCTGGCAATAAGAATGAGAAGTGGCTCCCAGGTGTTTCAACAATTTTACAGGTCCTGGTCTCCATACAAGGTCTAATCTTGAACACAAAGCCTTATTTTAATGAGCCTGGATATGCACGTTTGAGTGGTTCTGCTGAGGGTGAAACTAGATCCTTGCGGTATAATGAAGACACATTCCTCTTATCACTGAGGACAATGGTTTATCTGATAAGAAGGCCTCCAAAG aGTTTCGAGGACTTTGTCAAGGGGCACTTCTGCAGCCGAGCTCAGGATATTTTAGTGGCTTGTAAAGCATACAAGGATGGTGCTCAAGTTGGTTGTTTGGTGAAAGGTGGAGTTCAGGATGTTGATCAGGGTGACAAGAGCTGCTCAAAGGAGTTTAAGAACTCTTTAGCTGCATATGTGGATATGCTTGTTAAGGAGTTTAATCAAGTTGGAGCCAAGGACTGTGACAAATTCCTGTCTTCATCAACAGTAAGCAATAAGCCGTTGGAATAG